A stretch of Lactiplantibacillus brownii DNA encodes these proteins:
- a CDS encoding VanZ family protein, whose translation MHEIISKLYQLALSSHIVSALLEPVHIIILALPFITLLVAMAVLALQLQTKKSLTERNIIGTYSFIWYLAAAYLLIILPLPTRSSVASLATAEYNLQPFFFLTQLKQLTPFQFSDPSTWLAAIKSSTFFQPFFNVLFFMPIGAYLKWRHHWPLWLITLTSFTISLFFETTQLTGLYGYYSRAYRMFDVDDLMMNTLGGVVGALVLGVIPRKWRETDHSNALTQESHPINWRRIFALIIDWGLIAAFDIVYFVLVKHFTWPLPHDPRWLYLANIFLFFWLPAWLNHGKTLGGLLFNSRIVSINGEKANGLQLLIHYGGLYLISLPLLFLDLWLFNQLGDMPSASLNRLDVYLVLVSLLLLIISYDLILTFFSRHHQLWCERLSRTTVN comes from the coding sequence ATGCATGAAATCATCAGTAAACTTTATCAATTAGCCTTATCCAGCCATATCGTGAGTGCCCTTTTGGAACCAGTGCACATCATTATTTTGGCATTACCATTTATCACACTTTTGGTTGCAATGGCCGTTTTAGCCCTGCAACTGCAAACTAAAAAATCACTCACCGAACGAAATATCATTGGGACCTACTCCTTTATTTGGTATTTAGCTGCGGCCTACTTGCTCATTATTTTGCCTCTACCGACGCGTAGTTCCGTTGCGAGCTTAGCAACAGCGGAATACAATCTGCAGCCATTTTTCTTCTTAACTCAACTCAAACAACTAACCCCTTTTCAATTTAGTGATCCCAGCACTTGGTTAGCTGCCATCAAGTCGTCCACGTTTTTCCAGCCGTTCTTCAATGTGCTGTTCTTCATGCCAATCGGTGCTTACTTAAAATGGCGCCATCATTGGCCACTCTGGCTCATCACGCTGACCAGTTTCACGATTTCATTATTCTTTGAAACCACTCAGCTCACTGGATTATATGGCTACTATTCGCGGGCCTATCGGATGTTTGACGTCGATGACTTAATGATGAACACGCTGGGGGGCGTCGTTGGGGCACTGGTCTTAGGCGTCATTCCCAGAAAATGGCGTGAAACCGATCACTCGAACGCACTCACCCAAGAATCACATCCAATCAACTGGCGTCGAATCTTCGCATTGATCATTGATTGGGGGCTGATTGCAGCCTTTGATATCGTGTATTTCGTGCTCGTCAAACACTTTACTTGGCCGCTCCCCCACGATCCACGCTGGCTGTATTTGGCGAATATTTTCCTATTCTTCTGGTTGCCTGCTTGGTTGAACCATGGCAAAACGCTGGGCGGCCTGCTATTTAATAGTCGTATCGTCAGTATTAATGGCGAAAAAGCCAATGGTCTCCAGTTATTGATCCATTATGGTGGCCTTTATTTGATCAGTCTGCCACTGTTGTTTTTAGACCTATGGCTCTTCAATCAACTGGGTGATATGCCAAGCGCCTCACTCAATCGTTTGGACGTTTACCTCGTGCTTGTCTCACTTTTATTGCTGATTATTAGTTATGATCTGATTCTGACATTTTTCAGTCGTCACCATCAACTCTGGTGTGAACGGCTCAGCCGAACGACGGTTAACTAA
- a CDS encoding magnesium transporter CorA family protein, whose product MIKVQALSDDFRWVAVNNYTDNDYSQLVNEEGVTDEMLGYATDQHERGRLEYDAKSAITTIIFDVVTHNDDEGTYTAQVSFMLVDRTLLTFTTDHTDYVEDLLADVIDADWEKVQHPFDYIFDVLYKLSRQYFQAINKINKERQDIQLKMRKQIQRSVIIQLMELETTLVYFLTSLKTNNDLLQQLKRFGPIKFSARQKERLDDIIVEAQQGLEMANIASDIIGRVSNAYSNILDNSLNNTMWLLTIFSIVLTMPNIVFGFFGQNVDLPFMKNPFGWEITVVIAIALCALTVWLLRRNSFRK is encoded by the coding sequence ATGATAAAAGTACAAGCATTAAGCGATGACTTTCGTTGGGTCGCCGTGAACAACTATACTGACAATGATTACAGCCAGCTAGTGAATGAAGAAGGCGTCACCGATGAGATGCTCGGCTACGCAACCGACCAACATGAACGTGGTCGGTTGGAATATGACGCCAAGAGCGCGATCACGACGATTATTTTTGATGTGGTCACTCATAATGATGACGAAGGCACTTATACGGCCCAGGTGAGTTTTATGTTGGTCGACCGGACGCTCTTAACGTTCACCACTGATCATACTGATTATGTCGAAGACTTGCTCGCTGACGTGATTGATGCGGACTGGGAAAAGGTCCAACATCCGTTTGATTATATTTTTGACGTCTTATATAAATTATCTCGTCAATATTTCCAAGCAATTAATAAAATCAACAAAGAACGTCAAGATATCCAATTAAAGATGCGCAAACAAATTCAACGCTCGGTGATTATTCAGTTAATGGAATTAGAAACTACCCTAGTTTACTTTTTGACTTCACTTAAAACGAATAACGATTTGCTACAACAGCTCAAACGCTTTGGTCCAATCAAATTTTCTGCACGCCAAAAAGAACGCCTCGATGACATCATCGTCGAAGCGCAACAAGGGTTGGAAATGGCTAATATTGCGTCTGATATTATTGGTCGGGTCTCAAACGCCTATTCGAACATTTTGGATAACAGTTTGAACAACACCATGTGGCTACTGACCATTTTTTCCATCGTATTGACAATGCCTAATATCGTCTTCGGCTTTTTCGGTCAAAACGTGGACTTACCCTTCATGAAAAACCCCTTCGGTTGGGAGATCACCGTAGTCATTGCGATTGCGCTCTGTGCCCTGACCGTGTGGCTGCTCCGTCGTAATTCGTTCCGCAAATAA
- a CDS encoding DUF1801 domain-containing protein, whose protein sequence is MPSRVNVTDTADYISKAAPAAQPILRSLTQLITTELPSATPKIKWHLPFWDLDQKYVSVAGYKAHVSLSISEELPETLLATAKAQGYVTGQKRLNIGLDQAVPAELVKAILALLN, encoded by the coding sequence ATGCCAAGTCGTGTCAACGTTACTGATACCGCAGATTACATTAGTAAGGCGGCCCCCGCCGCCCAGCCAATTCTACGCAGTCTGACCCAATTAATTACCACTGAGCTCCCGTCAGCCACTCCCAAGATTAAATGGCATTTGCCATTTTGGGATTTAGATCAAAAGTACGTCAGTGTGGCGGGCTACAAGGCCCACGTCAGTTTAAGTATTTCTGAAGAACTTCCCGAAACACTTTTAGCCACCGCTAAAGCTCAAGGTTACGTTACGGGTCAAAAACGCTTAAACATTGGTTTAGATCAAGCCGTTCCCGCTGAATTAGTGAAAGCCATTTTAGCCTTGTTAAACTAA
- a CDS encoding aspartate-semialdehyde dehydrogenase, giving the protein MSGYNVAIVGATGAVGARMIKMVEQTSLPVNSVKLLASSRSAGKMLKFNGQDLTVEETVPESFEGIDLALFSAGGSVSKKFAPEAVKRGAVVVDNTSAFRMDPEIPLVVPEVNEKALYQHHGIIANPNCSTIQMVVALEPIRKAFGLKRVIVSTYQAVSGAGNRALKELRDETQAYLDGKEMEAHILPVSGDKKHYPIAFNALPQIDVFEEDGYTHEEWKMIHETKKIMCGGDMDSKDIKVTATCVRIPVPVSHSESVYFEVEDPKATVKGIQDALAAAPGIVLQDDPDNQIYPQAHNAEGSRDTFVGRIRPDQETPQAFQMWDVSDNMLKGAAWNSVQIAEHLDKLGLLHL; this is encoded by the coding sequence GTGAGTGGATATAACGTCGCGATTGTCGGTGCAACTGGCGCAGTTGGTGCGCGGATGATCAAAATGGTGGAACAAACAAGTTTGCCAGTTAACTCGGTTAAACTATTAGCATCAAGTCGGTCAGCAGGGAAAATGCTCAAATTCAACGGTCAAGATTTAACCGTTGAAGAAACTGTTCCTGAATCATTCGAAGGAATTGATTTGGCCTTATTCTCAGCTGGTGGTTCCGTTTCAAAGAAATTCGCCCCTGAAGCCGTTAAACGTGGTGCGGTTGTCGTTGATAACACGAGTGCTTTCCGAATGGATCCTGAGATTCCGTTGGTTGTGCCCGAAGTTAACGAAAAAGCTTTATATCAACATCACGGGATTATTGCTAATCCAAACTGCTCGACGATTCAAATGGTGGTTGCCTTGGAACCGATTCGTAAAGCCTTTGGGTTGAAGCGGGTCATTGTTTCAACGTATCAAGCGGTTAGTGGTGCGGGTAACCGGGCCTTGAAGGAATTGCGTGATGAAACGCAAGCTTACTTGGATGGTAAAGAGATGGAAGCCCATATCTTACCCGTTTCAGGTGACAAGAAGCATTACCCAATTGCCTTCAACGCGTTACCACAAATTGACGTCTTTGAAGAAGACGGCTACACCCATGAAGAATGGAAAATGATCCATGAAACGAAAAAGATCATGTGTGGCGGTGATATGGATAGCAAGGATATCAAAGTAACCGCGACTTGTGTGCGGATTCCAGTGCCAGTGAGTCACTCCGAATCAGTTTACTTTGAAGTCGAAGATCCTAAAGCAACGGTCAAGGGCATTCAAGATGCTTTGGCTGCTGCACCTGGAATCGTGTTACAAGACGATCCTGACAATCAGATCTACCCACAAGCACACAACGCTGAAGGGTCACGCGATACTTTTGTTGGTCGGATTCGTCCAGACCAAGAAACGCCGCAAGCCTTCCAGATGTGGGATGTTTCAGATAACATGTTAAAGGGTGCTGCCTGGAACTCTGTTCAGATTGCAGAACACTTGGACAAATTGGGGCTGTTACATCTTTAG
- a CDS encoding linear amide C-N hydrolase, translated as MCTSLTYTNTANQHFFARTMDFPTTTPWRPIFLPRQYRWTTGLNETRQTTQAILGGGRQPIGIDNFLMADGLNESGISCAELYLPHAVKYAPTAQPDKINLTPQDFINWVLGEHTSLESVCAGLSQVCLVNQTWHGEPYVYPFHWVLSDTTGRNLVIEPTGGPLTAQLNPSGVLTNTPILATHFKNLTQLLGQASVTINQATQVAAKNWLATKQPLPTGSIPTNRFNHMAIRRLGTPTLTAEQTLPTLFAWLNEVRLPYDPAKRHQLNHNYTHYRSVIDLDHACYYFRPRTTERLQTIQLTPEMCDHWRVPHVFPAN; from the coding sequence ATGTGCACCAGTTTAACTTATACCAATACTGCCAACCAACACTTTTTTGCGCGCACCATGGATTTTCCAACGACGACACCTTGGCGCCCTATTTTTCTGCCCCGACAATACCGTTGGACCACTGGGCTCAATGAGACGCGCCAGACGACACAAGCCATCCTTGGTGGTGGGCGTCAGCCAATTGGCATCGATAATTTTTTGATGGCGGATGGCCTAAATGAAAGCGGTATCAGTTGTGCTGAACTCTACCTACCGCATGCCGTTAAATATGCGCCCACCGCACAACCTGATAAAATTAATCTGACACCACAAGATTTTATCAATTGGGTTCTTGGTGAACACACTAGTCTAGAAAGCGTTTGTGCCGGCCTATCTCAAGTCTGTCTCGTCAATCAGACTTGGCATGGCGAACCCTACGTTTACCCATTTCATTGGGTTCTAAGCGATACAACCGGGCGTAATTTAGTCATCGAACCAACTGGCGGCCCACTCACGGCCCAATTAAATCCCAGTGGCGTCTTGACGAATACACCGATACTAGCGACACATTTTAAAAATTTAACGCAGTTATTAGGACAAGCTTCTGTGACAATCAACCAAGCAACCCAAGTTGCGGCCAAGAATTGGCTTGCAACTAAGCAGCCGTTACCGACCGGCAGTATTCCAACGAATCGGTTCAATCATATGGCCATTCGTCGGCTAGGAACACCAACTTTGACAGCTGAACAGACATTACCAACCTTATTTGCTTGGTTAAATGAGGTTCGTTTACCCTATGATCCAGCCAAACGTCATCAACTTAATCACAACTATACGCACTATCGCAGTGTGATTGATCTTGATCACGCCTGCTATTACTTTCGACCACGAACGACTGAACGCTTGCAAACGATTCAATTAACCCCAGAAATGTGTGACCATTGGCGAGTGCCACATGTTTTTCCAGCAAACTGA
- a CDS encoding TMEM175 family protein — protein sequence MKTDRFQAFSDGIFAILITILVLEFHIPDYHAGRLLPALLAQWPLFLSYAFSYFYVGTLWLFHHDYFSMLKRIDRNVNMLNLLMLFSITLLDYPMSLVADALTSGNRADMQTAFIVYDLVALFISATFYFMYAYLHHHQDLKSAAVSNDFYAAIKLDPVRSVIIYGLAIAVTFWSVWLGAFLLASGIIFHFFAYLRMSKQLAQSKGVTA from the coding sequence ATGAAAACAGATCGCTTTCAAGCATTTAGTGATGGCATTTTTGCCATCTTAATTACCATTTTAGTATTGGAATTTCATATTCCTGATTATCATGCGGGACGCCTATTACCCGCGCTTTTAGCACAATGGCCATTATTTTTATCTTATGCTTTTTCGTATTTTTATGTTGGGACACTGTGGCTATTTCACCATGATTACTTCAGCATGCTGAAACGCATTGATCGAAATGTAAATATGCTGAACTTATTAATGCTATTTAGCATTACTTTGCTGGATTATCCAATGTCACTGGTCGCGGATGCGTTAACGAGTGGCAATCGGGCAGATATGCAGACGGCCTTTATTGTTTACGATTTAGTGGCGTTGTTTATTTCAGCAACATTCTATTTTATGTATGCCTATCTGCATCACCATCAGGATTTGAAAAGTGCAGCCGTTTCAAATGACTTCTATGCTGCCATCAAATTAGATCCAGTGAGAAGCGTGATCATTTATGGCTTAGCCATTGCCGTAACTTTTTGGTCAGTTTGGCTAGGGGCCTTTTTATTAGCGAGCGGCATTATTTTTCATTTCTTTGCCTATTTGCGCATGAGTAAACAACTGGCACAATCGAAAGGAGTCACCGCATGA
- a CDS encoding MMPL family transporter: protein MGKFIKPKFLWFAFWVIAVFASITVLPNLQPIITTHQNVTKSQVNQQQLTRIQNHWRRGQKNAKQLTIVFNNPHHHLTTKQNAAIATVLKKIDKKSTYYSITKLRTTHTSSNDRELLTSKDGSTQLAVASINTRQTELRVVAKQLTTAAQTAGVKVAVTSPDLITANHQAAQNQQATRLLLLGLILTFILMGLLFKSLLIPLINFLFQSIVLISTASVGANAITRLQLPFTSNSLLISGSIGLIITTVLTWSLMRDYFINRAGIEDTDQAALQTMQQQYRRWGFSLVGTALATLSLS, encoded by the coding sequence ATGGGGAAATTTATTAAACCAAAATTTTTATGGTTCGCCTTTTGGGTCATTGCGGTTTTCGCGAGTATTACCGTTTTGCCAAATTTGCAACCAATCATCACCACTCACCAAAATGTCACTAAGAGTCAAGTCAATCAACAACAACTGACTCGCATTCAAAACCACTGGAGACGTGGTCAAAAAAATGCCAAGCAACTCACGATTGTTTTCAACAATCCACACCACCATTTGACGACCAAACAAAATGCCGCTATCGCGACGGTACTAAAGAAGATCGACAAAAAGTCCACTTACTATAGTATCACCAAATTGCGGACTACCCACACCTCTAGCAATGATCGTGAGCTACTGACTTCAAAGGATGGGTCCACTCAACTAGCTGTGGCTTCAATCAATACCCGGCAAACAGAATTGCGCGTCGTTGCCAAGCAACTAACCACAGCCGCGCAAACCGCTGGTGTCAAGGTGGCAGTCACTAGTCCGGATTTAATCACAGCAAACCACCAAGCCGCTCAGAATCAGCAAGCCACGCGCTTGTTACTTCTTGGGCTGATTTTGACGTTCATTCTGATGGGTCTGCTATTTAAGTCATTGCTTATTCCACTCATTAATTTCTTGTTCCAAAGTATCGTGCTTATTAGTACCGCCAGTGTTGGCGCCAATGCGATCACTCGTCTGCAGTTGCCATTTACTAGCAACAGTTTACTGATTAGTGGCAGCATTGGTCTCATTATCACCACCGTTTTAACTTGGTCTCTAATGCGCGACTATTTCATTAATCGCGCTGGCATTGAAGACACCGATCAGGCCGCCTTACAAACGATGCAGCAACAATATCGACGCTGGGGCTTTAGTCTAGTGGGTACGGCTTTAGCGACACTTAGTTTAAGTTAG
- a CDS encoding MMPL/RND family transporter — MALICLIALAVVPTLGLSLTTLLDDGLRWPGHKPWPQRKHNLWGQFSRLSHWQPALGLLLVLILLLPGLMLSRRTQVDDSQLTPSTQTKPTAADNGAQLITAHFGLGATTPVTIYLQHNQKLTTQKSLQTIDNLTTKLQHLAGVATVTSVTQPTGQKIAQYYVGSQLTNVQATLTGNQQTLKAIKKGLKDDQDSLAKTELDHQLDALQKLQTQLTQLDVDNQAITTQLANLSVDAVASPSQSSQLANDLAAATALTTDINQQMTTILSQQTQLLTMVSGAQQKLQSVDQSLTKTNEDIAQIATTVHQTNKYLTGLKASEVGKMFYLPANAQNSATYKNSVTTNTSANEKITKLVVTFKQPALATSNFKTLQAVRQTVQTSLLATPLAHASATYAGTTVQVAPVRQTLNQSAWIWAAIVLAILAVVFWLNLRSLVLSVILTTGLLAVTLASLGLTRLGYTNWAQLGPLPWLAILWSSALIGLHWLLVSSPTVQHRDWLHQFDASQLTAHFYHCGKTTWAITLIELVLIAPLISGTTAAVQVTGLMTIIGLLLSNLILPLGLPALITWTVHPPKFKRKKKQA; from the coding sequence GTGGCACTCATTTGTTTAATTGCGCTCGCAGTGGTTCCCACTTTGGGACTCTCACTCACGACGCTATTAGATGACGGCTTGCGCTGGCCCGGCCATAAGCCTTGGCCACAACGCAAACACAACTTATGGGGACAATTCAGTCGCTTGAGTCACTGGCAACCAGCCTTAGGACTCCTACTAGTCTTAATCTTATTATTGCCTGGCCTGATGCTGAGTCGGCGGACTCAAGTAGATGACAGTCAACTCACACCGAGTACCCAAACCAAGCCAACCGCCGCTGATAATGGCGCGCAACTCATTACGGCACACTTTGGGTTAGGTGCCACGACACCCGTCACTATTTATTTGCAACATAACCAAAAATTGACTACCCAAAAATCTTTACAGACGATTGACAATTTGACGACCAAACTTCAGCATTTAGCTGGTGTCGCGACCGTGACTTCCGTGACGCAGCCAACTGGTCAAAAGATTGCCCAATATTATGTTGGCAGTCAATTGACAAACGTCCAAGCAACTTTAACCGGCAATCAACAAACACTTAAGGCCATCAAAAAAGGTTTAAAGGATGATCAGGATTCCTTGGCAAAAACTGAATTAGATCACCAACTTGACGCTTTACAAAAGTTGCAAACACAACTCACTCAGTTAGACGTTGATAATCAGGCGATTACGACTCAGTTAGCCAATTTAAGTGTGGATGCCGTGGCTTCACCGAGCCAATCCAGCCAATTAGCCAATGATTTGGCCGCTGCGACTGCTTTGACAACCGACATTAATCAACAAATGACGACGATTTTATCGCAACAGACACAGTTGCTCACTATGGTCAGTGGCGCGCAACAAAAGCTACAGTCCGTCGATCAGAGTCTGACTAAAACCAATGAAGACATTGCTCAAATCGCCACGACTGTTCACCAGACCAATAAGTATCTTACTGGTTTAAAGGCTAGCGAAGTTGGCAAAATGTTTTACTTACCCGCTAACGCCCAAAATAGTGCCACTTATAAGAATAGTGTGACTACTAATACTAGTGCCAATGAAAAAATCACTAAATTAGTAGTTACCTTTAAACAGCCAGCACTAGCCACCAGTAATTTTAAGACGTTGCAAGCCGTTCGCCAAACCGTTCAAACGTCGTTATTAGCGACACCATTGGCACATGCCAGCGCAACCTATGCTGGTACAACCGTTCAAGTTGCACCAGTTCGGCAAACGCTGAACCAGTCAGCGTGGATCTGGGCGGCCATTGTCTTGGCGATTCTCGCAGTCGTATTCTGGCTGAATTTGCGCTCACTCGTTTTGAGTGTGATCCTCACGACTGGGCTACTAGCGGTAACGCTCGCCAGTTTAGGATTGACGCGACTTGGCTATACCAATTGGGCACAACTTGGGCCATTACCCTGGTTAGCTATCCTGTGGAGTAGTGCACTGATTGGCCTACATTGGCTCTTAGTCAGTTCGCCAACGGTTCAACATCGCGATTGGTTACATCAATTTGATGCCAGCCAATTAACAGCCCATTTTTATCACTGTGGTAAAACGACTTGGGCCATTACCTTAATTGAACTTGTCTTGATTGCCCCATTAATCAGTGGCACCACCGCTGCAGTTCAAGTCACTGGCTTGATGACAATCATTGGTCTCCTACTCAGTAATTTGATTTTACCACTCGGATTGCCAGCCCTAATCACCTGGACTGTGCACCCACCTAAATTCAAGCGAAAAAAGAAACAAGCTTAG
- a CDS encoding SpaA isopeptide-forming pilin-related protein, which yields MFRKLFSVGLGLLTVLLTVFTFGQAVHAATISTTGLTGDEATVTDRFGNVITDPSDLSKWQNYKISYQWSIPNGQEIQPGDTAPVTLPGNAIASSDLSFDLKDNTGATIGTFNIKAGESTGAITFNEQLSGTQDRNGTLNFYAKGTANDDTNHYDWALNKIGWVSGIDENGLPSQLTWNVALNPSGKDLGTVTVTDTIGPNQTFVPGSVYADTGSYNDAGEFVSTGQQNQPAVTVNGKQITFVFSNVHTAINMTYRVQLSNVSANGGAWSNNASMDGVTVSGHVTWGGDGSGNGNGGNENENDEDALGAFSLIKTDAETGSVLAGAEYELLDNNGKVIQSGLTTDENGKIYVSDLAPGEYSLAETKAPTGYELNPTPIKVTIVANQTAPVQVTATDTKTPVVTKGSVRLTKTDDQTGKALAGAVYELQDAEGNVLKTGLTTDAEGQLTVDDLAAGDYRFVETKAPTDYDLNKTPLTFTIKPGQTELVTVTAKDTKTATEPEEPNEPEKPETPEPPVKPEEPGKPEEPNEPEEPGEPVIPGEPEEPGESEEPNEPGESEEPNESEEPNESEEPGESEVPNESEEPNESEEPGESEASGESEQAGNSTEPTVPEPGNSTTPVVPSPDTGTTTNGSTQAGSQSQSPVAGNYPTGQIAGNSTGMSGQTTGTLPQTNEKSNDQTGAIVTGVVILMIVFAFGSWDWRRNRN from the coding sequence ATGTTTAGAAAGTTATTTTCAGTCGGTTTGGGACTGTTGACTGTGTTGCTGACCGTCTTTACTTTTGGTCAAGCTGTTCACGCGGCAACGATTAGTACGACTGGACTGACTGGCGATGAAGCAACCGTAACGGATCGTTTTGGCAACGTGATCACGGATCCGAGCGACCTCAGCAAGTGGCAGAATTATAAGATTAGTTATCAATGGTCGATTCCAAATGGTCAAGAGATTCAACCTGGAGATACGGCGCCTGTTACGCTGCCGGGCAATGCAATTGCCTCTTCAGATTTGAGCTTTGATTTAAAGGATAATACGGGTGCTACCATTGGGACCTTTAACATTAAGGCCGGTGAAAGTACTGGGGCAATCACTTTTAATGAGCAATTGAGTGGCACCCAGGACCGGAATGGGACTTTGAACTTTTATGCTAAAGGGACTGCCAACGATGATACGAACCATTATGACTGGGCCCTTAACAAAATTGGCTGGGTCAGCGGTATCGATGAAAACGGCTTACCAAGTCAACTGACTTGGAATGTCGCGTTAAATCCAAGTGGTAAAGATCTTGGGACAGTCACGGTTACCGATACAATTGGTCCTAACCAAACCTTTGTGCCGGGTTCCGTTTATGCCGATACTGGTTCGTATAATGATGCCGGTGAATTTGTTTCCACTGGTCAACAGAACCAACCAGCCGTCACGGTAAATGGCAAGCAAATTACGTTTGTCTTTAGTAATGTGCACACAGCCATTAACATGACGTACCGCGTTCAGCTAAGCAATGTTAGTGCTAATGGTGGTGCTTGGTCGAACAATGCTTCAATGGATGGGGTCACAGTTAGTGGTCACGTCACTTGGGGCGGCGATGGTTCCGGTAATGGTAACGGCGGTAATGAAAACGAAAATGATGAAGATGCTTTAGGTGCATTTTCACTCATTAAGACCGATGCCGAAACTGGTTCGGTACTTGCTGGTGCTGAATATGAATTGTTAGACAACAACGGTAAGGTGATTCAATCTGGTCTAACAACTGATGAAAATGGAAAAATTTATGTTTCAGATTTAGCGCCTGGTGAATACAGTTTAGCTGAAACTAAAGCGCCAACTGGCTACGAGTTAAATCCAACACCAATTAAGGTCACAATTGTCGCTAATCAAACGGCGCCCGTTCAAGTTACTGCAACTGATACTAAAACACCAGTTGTCACTAAGGGGAGCGTGCGGTTAACGAAAACGGATGATCAAACTGGCAAGGCTTTGGCTGGTGCCGTTTATGAGTTGCAAGATGCTGAAGGCAACGTTTTAAAGACGGGGCTGACGACAGATGCTGAAGGTCAATTAACCGTTGATGATTTAGCAGCTGGTGATTATCGGTTCGTTGAAACTAAAGCGCCAACGGATTATGACTTGAATAAGACACCGTTGACCTTTACGATCAAACCTGGTCAAACTGAATTAGTAACGGTTACCGCAAAGGATACTAAGACTGCTACTGAACCAGAAGAACCTAACGAGCCTGAAAAACCAGAAACGCCAGAGCCACCGGTTAAGCCTGAAGAACCTGGCAAACCAGAAGAGCCTAATGAGCCAGAAGAACCCGGTGAACCAGTTATTCCTGGTGAACCCGAAGAACCTGGTGAATCAGAAGAACCTAACGAACCTGGCGAATCTGAAGAGCCTAACGAATCAGAAGAACCTAATGAATCTGAAGAACCTGGCGAATCTGAAGTTCCTAATGAATCAGAAGAACCTAACGAATCAGAAGAACCCGGTGAATCTGAAGCGTCTGGTGAATCGGAACAAGCTGGCAATTCAACTGAACCAACTGTTCCCGAACCTGGGAATTCAACGACACCTGTTGTGCCAAGTCCTGATACTGGGACCACAACGAATGGGTCAACGCAAGCTGGTAGTCAATCGCAATCGCCAGTAGCTGGTAATTATCCAACTGGTCAAATTGCTGGTAATTCGACTGGCATGTCCGGTCAAACGACCGGGACGTTACCACAAACCAACGAAAAGTCGAATGATCAAACTGGTGCTATTGTCACTGGTGTGGTTATTTTGATGATTGTCTTTGCATTCGGTAGTTGGGACTGGCGGCGTAACCGCAATTAG